In the Rubripirellula tenax genome, one interval contains:
- a CDS encoding lichenase, which translates to MKNELQGIIAVAMMPFLFGCSLAVAQDTPAIASASAKARFDYELVFDSDFSKPDVLDPKTGLWRRETMTVSNNSGQHRQAEGRRHAAWYDSYPTETASLEDGVLVQRGFVADADLDDFTSRDAGAAARNFAYTDPDPRDARLGEVNFADFEIHTSWFDTFAVKSVDGKQVPVERTDELLPKGGYWGQPGKTDTLSPNISFEPGTFFEIEVNFEGMEALSHRHSFWLMPAKEQGLAYDDDHRNGLEIDIYEHEMVVAPDQVPDSGDNPNEVMLMKCIGGKTTPPSTVNELRSDGKTSIHSPGINQGWHKVGLLWTNEILIWFIDGQAVVRDRKLVPQVPMYLILSREANTGAGLSSDGQNLKADGDRIPVDAGLYGRNVATPANRDLIKQGRDDVKVRSVRAWKLTPR; encoded by the coding sequence ATGAAAAACGAACTCCAAGGCATCATCGCGGTCGCGATGATGCCTTTTCTTTTTGGTTGCTCGCTTGCTGTTGCACAAGACACTCCGGCGATTGCAAGTGCATCGGCGAAGGCTCGTTTCGACTACGAACTGGTCTTCGATAGCGACTTTTCGAAGCCCGATGTGCTGGATCCGAAAACCGGCCTGTGGCGGCGTGAGACCATGACCGTCAGCAACAATTCCGGACAGCACCGTCAAGCCGAGGGGCGACGTCACGCGGCGTGGTACGACTCGTACCCGACAGAGACGGCGTCGCTTGAAGACGGTGTTTTGGTCCAGCGAGGATTCGTTGCCGACGCCGATCTCGACGACTTCACCAGCCGCGACGCCGGCGCGGCTGCTCGCAATTTTGCTTACACGGACCCGGACCCCCGGGATGCTCGGTTGGGCGAGGTCAATTTCGCCGACTTCGAAATCCATACGTCCTGGTTCGATACCTTCGCGGTGAAATCGGTCGACGGAAAACAGGTTCCGGTGGAACGCACGGACGAATTGCTTCCCAAAGGTGGCTACTGGGGACAGCCGGGAAAGACGGACACGTTGTCGCCGAATATTTCGTTTGAACCGGGAACCTTCTTTGAAATCGAAGTCAATTTCGAAGGAATGGAAGCTCTCTCGCATCGCCATTCCTTTTGGTTGATGCCGGCCAAAGAGCAAGGCCTCGCTTACGATGACGATCATCGCAACGGGCTGGAAATTGATATCTACGAGCACGAAATGGTCGTCGCCCCGGACCAGGTTCCCGATTCAGGGGACAACCCGAACGAGGTAATGCTGATGAAGTGCATTGGTGGCAAGACAACGCCGCCGTCAACGGTGAATGAACTTCGAAGTGACGGCAAGACATCGATTCACTCGCCAGGGATCAACCAGGGCTGGCACAAAGTCGGACTGCTATGGACGAACGAAATTTTGATTTGGTTCATTGATGGGCAGGCAGTGGTGCGCGATCGGAAACTGGTACCTCAAGTGCCGATGTATCTGATTCTTTCACGCGAAGCCAACACGGGGGCGGGACTCTCGTCGGACGGTCAAAACCTGAAAGCCGATGGCGATCGCATTCCCGTTGACGCTGGGCTTTATGGACGTAACGTCGCCACGCCTGCAAACCGTGACTTGATCAAACAAGGTCGCGACGATGTGAAGGTACGTTCGGTACGTGCTTGGAAATTGACGCCCCGGTAA